The window TCGAGTTGGCCTCGCGCTCCAACGTAGAGCCAAGACAGCACGCCGATCGCGCCGACAAGGACGACGATCACCACGGAGGTCACCGCGCCACGTAGAGAGACCGAGAGTTGTACTCGTCTGGACTTCTCACGCTGAGGTGCGTCTTTGGCCGCCGACGTCTCCTCAATGGTGCTTTCGCCCTCGGGCTCTGATCCGGCAGCATCTATTTGCGCCGAATTCGGCACGGCGGCGTCTCGTTCGCTATCGACCGTCATTAGAATTCCTCAATTCGTGGTCTAGGGCAGTCGTACCTGCCCATTTACTTCGGGGGACGGTTACGCGCAGGGTAATCGCGCCGTCCTCGGGTACTGTCTCCAGGATGTTGGTCAAGATCTGACTGGGGTCGAAGTTCAACAGTGCACCGGCGATAGCCCTGACGCGTGGCCGAAATGCTTCGCCCAGCACTTTGAGGTCACCGCCGTTGGCATCCAACAGCTTCTGGATTCGGTTGATGAAGAAGCCGAATTTCTTCATACCGTCCGGGCCAATCTCGAGGGCACCCACCGAAAACCCTTGCAGGGTCTTGGAGGCATTTTGGGCGCTCTCTCGGAGATCGGGCGCCGTGGCAGCGAGCGTGGGCCCAACCCATCCAGCGTTGCGTAACAGTGTTTGAAAATTGCTCAACAAGACCCGGCCCTGGCCGTGCATATTCGCTGCGGTGTTTCTCAGCATCTCGCTGGCGTGCGCCAAGTTGGGCAGTGCCGAGTTTGGATCCGGCAACGCTGTATCTGCCTCGCTGATGATGCGTGCGAGCGCATCGGGGTCGACCTGATTGAGTAACCGCGTGACACTTGCCGCCAGTTCGGTTATCGATGGTGGTTGCTCCACCATCTCGGTTGAGATGTGCTGGCCATCGCGCAACATAGGACCGTCCTGGCGCCGCGGGAACAGTCCGATATAGCTTTCACCGAGGGCGGACAGGTTATCGAGCCGCACATCGCAGTCGGCGGGGATAGGGAAGCGGTCGTCGACGTAGAAGTCGATGGTGGCTCCGCCGACGGATGACGCGATATGGCTGACTTTGCCGACCGGAACGCCACGCAACAGAATATTCGAATCAACGACGATGCCATTGATATCAGCCACCGTCATGGAGAGATTGACTCTGTTATCAGGCGGCTTGAGCCGCACACCGAGCGAGCCGATGTAGCTCACCGCAAACACAATCATCACAGCAAACGCCAGAAACGACAGGAAATTTCGGCCCTTCATGGTGTCCCACCCAAGATCCGTAGCACGTCCTGAACGTTTCCCGAAATTTCCCGGCCGTCCGGACTCATTATCGAAGTAATGTTGATCGCGGGATATTTATCCTGCGGGAGGAAGAATTCAGTGAGTAGCCGGCGCCATGCAGGCCCCTCCTCTTCGAACATCCTCTTGGATTGCTGAGTAGCGCCTGCCGCATCTCGCAATGAATTCAGTAGGGGCACCAGCCAGAAACCACCGGCGTAGATACTCCCGGTAGAGGGGAGGATGGTTCCGACATATGAAAATATCTCCAAGAACCGACGAAAAGCGGTCATCCCTTCCTCGGAGAACATCTCCTGCAAAACCGGGATCTTGCGATGTGCGACATCTATGGTCTCGGACACGCCGTTGAGCCACAGGTCAACGAGATTCATGTTGTTCGACAGGTCCCCGAGGTCGGCTGCCACTTGGGAAGCCATTTTGCGGATCCCGTCCTGGCCCCCGGGCGGCTGGATTCGGTTGATACGGGCGATCGACTCTTGAACGCGTTGGATGGAACCGCTCGACACAAAATTCGCCATGTGGGCGATGGTGTCTTCGAGTTGCGGTGGAGATGTGGTCTGTGCCAGCGGGATGCGGGCACCCGGACTCAACGCGGGCGCCGGCGCCTGGTCGGTTCTCGGTCGCTCGAGAGCGACATAGATGTCGCCCAAGACCGTGTCCTGCTGCAGAACCGCTCGGATGTCAGAGGGCACCGCGACGCCTCGCTCAATAGTCGAGGTGACGTCAACCGCACTGCTGGACAGTGCCACATCCGATACGACCCCGACGGTGGTGCCGTCCAAGACCACCTTTGCGCTGTCCGGCAAATTAAGTACGTTGGCGAACTCGATGACGATGTCGTATCCATCGCTATAGCTACTTCCCGGCGCAGGCAGCGAGCTCACGTTGAGCGAAGCACACGAGGAAACCGTAATGACGGTGGCAACGGCCGCGACCAACCGCCAATCCCGGCGGTTCATCGGTTCGCCTGGGTGAGTACGTACTGAAGCAGCGCAACATCAACCGCGTATGGCTGCCCGGCAACGTTCGCGCAGCTCCCCGGCGTCGAAGAATTCATGATGCCACAGAGCGCCCACCCGTCGGGGGTTCTGATGCGATACAACGGCGGACGGTAATTGATATTGAATTCACGGTTGTTGAAATGGCCCGCCAGCGTATTGACCCACCATGGAACCGGGTTCAGGAGACTTGCCACCCACGGCGCGTGTGCACTCAGTTTCCGCAGCGCAACCGATGTCGCATCAAGCGTGAACTGAAACTCCCCACCGAGGTTTTCTTCTATGTCCACAACGGCTTTCACAGCTCCCATGAATCCTCCGACCATACGGTTGCCACCATCCAAGGTCACGGCGACGTCCGACATGTTCTGTTCCGCATTCAGCAGAGCTTCTTTCAGCGGCCCTCTGATCTCGCTGACTGCTGAGGTCAGTTCGGCGAGGTTGGTGATCACGGATCCGACGTCGCTGATCACCTGATCGGGACTATCGACTACAGCCGATGACGTCGTTAGGAGCTTGTTTACGCCGGCGCCATTGTTGTGCAACGCTTGATCGAGTTGACTTACGACATCGCCGACATTCGTCGATTCAGCCGGATTGATTCCGTTGACGAAATCGGTCGCCGAACCTATCACTGCCGACACGCTTTTCGGGGTCCATGAACGGGAAAGCGGAATGCACTCGCCCGCACCGAGGTGGGATCCCGAACCAGCGTTGCCAACGAGTTCCAGCGACCGATCAGCAAGAATCGACGTCGACCGGACAATTGCTTTGACGTCACCGGGCAACAAACGCCGTTCAGTGACACTGAAGTCGACGCGTACGTCGGTTGCACCGGGGGTGATACTGGTGACCTCACCGATCTGGTAGCCCATCTGCGTCACCGGATTGCCGACGTATAGACCGATGCTGTCGGGCAGGACCGCGCAGTATTGGGCGTTGGCCTGTTCTTCGGGCGGCCCGCCGCACGAAGTGCCAACCGTCACCACCGCCGCCGCTGTGAGCGCGATTGCCACGACCCGGCGACGGTGAGGCGAACCTGACCCGGGCATCAGCACGGACTTCCGGGTATTGGCATACAGAGGTCGGTAGCCAATAGCTCTGGTGCCGCCTGCTGTGCGCCCAGGATCCGTTCGATCTTCACCCGCGTCAGGTGCAGCGCCCGAACGACTACACCGTTGCGTTCCGACCACATTCGTGATTTCTCCAACCAATCGCGAATTTTCACGAGAGCTTTGTCGCGGTGATTCTGATAAAAGATGAAGACCGGTGAAAGACCATCCATGATGTCACCGAAACCAGCCATGGCGCGGGCGAGCCCCTTGCTGTACAACGTAAGCGACTGCTCAATGATCGAAATCTTGCGTATCAAATCTTTGAGCTCATCTTTGTAATTGTTTACATCCTGCAAATACTCATTGGACAGGTTGAGCATGGCGCTCACCTGCCCGCGTTGCTTCTCAATGGTGGACATTACGTTGTTGCCCGCATCGATGACCGCGGAGACCGATTCCAGGTTGGTACCGGTAAGCCCCCGCTGCA is drawn from Mycolicibacterium gilvum and contains these coding sequences:
- a CDS encoding MlaD family protein produces the protein MKGRNFLSFLAFAVMIVFAVSYIGSLGVRLKPPDNRVNLSMTVADINGIVVDSNILLRGVPVGKVSHIASSVGGATIDFYVDDRFPIPADCDVRLDNLSALGESYIGLFPRRQDGPMLRDGQHISTEMVEQPPSITELAASVTRLLNQVDPDALARIISEADTALPDPNSALPNLAHASEMLRNTAANMHGQGRVLLSNFQTLLRNAGWVGPTLAATAPDLRESAQNASKTLQGFSVGALEIGPDGMKKFGFFINRIQKLLDANGGDLKVLGEAFRPRVRAIAGALLNFDPSQILTNILETVPEDGAITLRVTVPRSKWAGTTALDHELRNSNDGR
- a CDS encoding MlaD family protein — encoded protein: MNRRDWRLVAAVATVITVSSCASLNVSSLPAPGSSYSDGYDIVIEFANVLNLPDSAKVVLDGTTVGVVSDVALSSSAVDVTSTIERGVAVPSDIRAVLQQDTVLGDIYVALERPRTDQAPAPALSPGARIPLAQTTSPPQLEDTIAHMANFVSSGSIQRVQESIARINRIQPPGGQDGIRKMASQVAADLGDLSNNMNLVDLWLNGVSETIDVAHRKIPVLQEMFSEEGMTAFRRFLEIFSYVGTILPSTGSIYAGGFWLVPLLNSLRDAAGATQQSKRMFEEEGPAWRRLLTEFFLPQDKYPAINITSIMSPDGREISGNVQDVLRILGGTP
- a CDS encoding MlaD family protein, which gives rise to MPGSGSPHRRRVVAIALTAAAVVTVGTSCGGPPEEQANAQYCAVLPDSIGLYVGNPVTQMGYQIGEVTSITPGATDVRVDFSVTERRLLPGDVKAIVRSTSILADRSLELVGNAGSGSHLGAGECIPLSRSWTPKSVSAVIGSATDFVNGINPAESTNVGDVVSQLDQALHNNGAGVNKLLTTSSAVVDSPDQVISDVGSVITNLAELTSAVSEIRGPLKEALLNAEQNMSDVAVTLDGGNRMVGGFMGAVKAVVDIEENLGGEFQFTLDATSVALRKLSAHAPWVASLLNPVPWWVNTLAGHFNNREFNINYRPPLYRIRTPDGWALCGIMNSSTPGSCANVAGQPYAVDVALLQYVLTQANR
- a CDS encoding MlaD family protein encodes the protein MKVLRNPTVWGAGALALMTVIALLIAMVYVSPPGQKTVIFYTDDAAAIRPGDPVRIAGINVGKVKDLTLESDQIRVEARVDDSAFVGDRSQVQVRMLTVVGGYYVSISPIGDTPLGTKPIPVERVTMPYSLIRTLTDATKITDNVAPQPINESLGQVQRGLTGTNLESVSAVIDAGNNVMSTIEKQRGQVSAMLNLSNEYLQDVNNYKDELKDLIRKISIIEQSLTLYSKGLARAMAGFGDIMDGLSPVFIFYQNHRDKALVKIRDWLEKSRMWSERNGVVVRALHLTRVKIERILGAQQAAPELLATDLCMPIPGSPC